One region of Trachemys scripta elegans isolate TJP31775 chromosome 8, CAS_Tse_1.0, whole genome shotgun sequence genomic DNA includes:
- the KIAA1191 gene encoding putative monooxygenase p33MONOX isoform X1, producing MASRQPDMPAIEHGSGGLLGKMSLPIGMHRRAFSYDDALEDTAPMTPPPSDMCSNVLWKQPVIPERKYQELSKVEEGETSMYPPVIIPSSSTESVNKVPVVKAKATHIIMNSLITKQTQESIQRFEQQAGLRDAGYTPHKGLTAEETKYHRVAEALHKLKMQSGEMAKEDKQTSSTQSTPNTTPHSSPKQKHRGWFSQGPSSSITGSDLVSMDSDGGDRDRISSEKWSLFGPRAVQKSTNDPGAFTVQSYKGAQKPSPMELIRAQATRMAEDPATFKPPKMDIPVTEGKKQSARSHNLKPRDMNVLTPTGF from the exons ATGGCTTCAAGACAACCAGATATGCCTG CTATTGAGCATGGCTCTGGAGGGCTTCTAGGAAAGATGTCCTTGCCTATTGGAATGCATCGTCGGGCATTCAGTTATGATGATGCCCTGGAGGATACAGCACCGATGACTCCTCCTCCTTCAGATATGTGCTCCAATGTCCTGTGGAAACAACCGGTCATCCCAGAGCGCAAGTACCAGGAGCTTTCAAAG GTTGAGGAAGGGGAGACTAGCATGTATCCACCTGTCATAATCCCCTCATCGTCCACTGAAAGTGTGAACAAGGTCccagttgtgaaggccaaggccaCTCATATCATCATGAATTCTCTCATTACAA AGCAGACTCAGGAGAGCATTCAGCGCTTTGAACAGCAGGCAGGGCTGAGAGATGCTGGATACACTCCCCACAAGGGCCTCACTGCTGAGGAGACAAAGTACCACCGTGTGGCTGAGGCACTCCAT AAGTTAAAGATGCAAAGTGGAGAGATGGCCAAAGAAGACAAACAGACATCTTCCACTCAATCCACTCCAAACACCaccccccactcttctcccaaACAGAAACACAG GGGTTGGTTTAGTCAGGGACCCTCCAGTTCTATCACTGGCTCAGACTTGGTCTCCATGGATTCTGATGGTGGGGACAGAGACAGAATATCCTCTGAAAAATGGAGCCTTTTTGGACCCAGAGCTGTCCAGAAATCCACTAATGACCCAG GGGCCTTTACCGTCCAGTCCTATAAGGGTGCCCAGAAGCCATCCCCAATGGAGCTGATCCGTGCCCAGGCCACCAGAATGGCAGAGGACCCAGCTACCTTCAAACCACCCAAGATGGACATTCCTGTTACGGAGGGGAAGAAACAGTCGGCACGGTCCCATAACCTCAAACCCCGGGATATGAATGTGCTCACTCCCACGGGATTCTAG
- the KIAA1191 gene encoding putative monooxygenase p33MONOX isoform X2, whose amino-acid sequence MSLPIGMHRRAFSYDDALEDTAPMTPPPSDMCSNVLWKQPVIPERKYQELSKVEEGETSMYPPVIIPSSSTESVNKVPVVKAKATHIIMNSLITKQTQESIQRFEQQAGLRDAGYTPHKGLTAEETKYHRVAEALHKLKMQSGEMAKEDKQTSSTQSTPNTTPHSSPKQKHRGWFSQGPSSSITGSDLVSMDSDGGDRDRISSEKWSLFGPRAVQKSTNDPGAFTVQSYKGAQKPSPMELIRAQATRMAEDPATFKPPKMDIPVTEGKKQSARSHNLKPRDMNVLTPTGF is encoded by the exons ATGTCCTTGCCTATTGGAATGCATCGTCGGGCATTCAGTTATGATGATGCCCTGGAGGATACAGCACCGATGACTCCTCCTCCTTCAGATATGTGCTCCAATGTCCTGTGGAAACAACCGGTCATCCCAGAGCGCAAGTACCAGGAGCTTTCAAAG GTTGAGGAAGGGGAGACTAGCATGTATCCACCTGTCATAATCCCCTCATCGTCCACTGAAAGTGTGAACAAGGTCccagttgtgaaggccaaggccaCTCATATCATCATGAATTCTCTCATTACAA AGCAGACTCAGGAGAGCATTCAGCGCTTTGAACAGCAGGCAGGGCTGAGAGATGCTGGATACACTCCCCACAAGGGCCTCACTGCTGAGGAGACAAAGTACCACCGTGTGGCTGAGGCACTCCAT AAGTTAAAGATGCAAAGTGGAGAGATGGCCAAAGAAGACAAACAGACATCTTCCACTCAATCCACTCCAAACACCaccccccactcttctcccaaACAGAAACACAG GGGTTGGTTTAGTCAGGGACCCTCCAGTTCTATCACTGGCTCAGACTTGGTCTCCATGGATTCTGATGGTGGGGACAGAGACAGAATATCCTCTGAAAAATGGAGCCTTTTTGGACCCAGAGCTGTCCAGAAATCCACTAATGACCCAG GGGCCTTTACCGTCCAGTCCTATAAGGGTGCCCAGAAGCCATCCCCAATGGAGCTGATCCGTGCCCAGGCCACCAGAATGGCAGAGGACCCAGCTACCTTCAAACCACCCAAGATGGACATTCCTGTTACGGAGGGGAAGAAACAGTCGGCACGGTCCCATAACCTCAAACCCCGGGATATGAATGTGCTCACTCCCACGGGATTCTAG
- the KIAA1191 gene encoding putative monooxygenase p33MONOX isoform X3, producing MYPPVIIPSSSTESVNKVPVVKAKATHIIMNSLITKQTQESIQRFEQQAGLRDAGYTPHKGLTAEETKYHRVAEALHKLKMQSGEMAKEDKQTSSTQSTPNTTPHSSPKQKHRGWFSQGPSSSITGSDLVSMDSDGGDRDRISSEKWSLFGPRAVQKSTNDPGAFTVQSYKGAQKPSPMELIRAQATRMAEDPATFKPPKMDIPVTEGKKQSARSHNLKPRDMNVLTPTGF from the exons ATGTATCCACCTGTCATAATCCCCTCATCGTCCACTGAAAGTGTGAACAAGGTCccagttgtgaaggccaaggccaCTCATATCATCATGAATTCTCTCATTACAA AGCAGACTCAGGAGAGCATTCAGCGCTTTGAACAGCAGGCAGGGCTGAGAGATGCTGGATACACTCCCCACAAGGGCCTCACTGCTGAGGAGACAAAGTACCACCGTGTGGCTGAGGCACTCCAT AAGTTAAAGATGCAAAGTGGAGAGATGGCCAAAGAAGACAAACAGACATCTTCCACTCAATCCACTCCAAACACCaccccccactcttctcccaaACAGAAACACAG GGGTTGGTTTAGTCAGGGACCCTCCAGTTCTATCACTGGCTCAGACTTGGTCTCCATGGATTCTGATGGTGGGGACAGAGACAGAATATCCTCTGAAAAATGGAGCCTTTTTGGACCCAGAGCTGTCCAGAAATCCACTAATGACCCAG GGGCCTTTACCGTCCAGTCCTATAAGGGTGCCCAGAAGCCATCCCCAATGGAGCTGATCCGTGCCCAGGCCACCAGAATGGCAGAGGACCCAGCTACCTTCAAACCACCCAAGATGGACATTCCTGTTACGGAGGGGAAGAAACAGTCGGCACGGTCCCATAACCTCAAACCCCGGGATATGAATGTGCTCACTCCCACGGGATTCTAG